The stretch of DNA ATCCTCCTGGCGATTGAAACACCATTTGCTTCATCAGACGTATGTCTTGGAAATCGAGACAGTTGCCTAAAATCCGGTTTACACCGACATTACCGACCATCAGCATGCCTTGCTCTCCTTCGCCTTCTGCCTCCGCACGCATTAAGCGGGCCAGCAGTTTAACGTCTTCGGAATTCACATTAATGACTGCCAACGGCTTACCTCCTTTGGGCTCTTTATCAACGGTATATCTTATGTGTGTTCGCCCAATTGGTTCCTCTTTTTTGAACCTTTGATAATAAATTTCATAAGAAGTAAGTCATCTACATGTGAATGCGGTTACATTTTTGAACATTTCGTGACTGTTTCTGTGGACGCGCTTACATGAATAACATATACTAGAAACATATCCTATGTTTGCTTAGCTCCACAAAACTTAAGCGTATGCTTTCGAAGCAAGTTTTGTTGCGCCGTTTTCCATGTTGTATCGCTCCACAAAACTTTGAGGAGGTACCATTCATGAAAATAGCCATCATCGGAGGAGGCTTAGCCGGTCTAACGGCAGCCGCTTATCTATCATCCCATCCGGAAATTGAAGGAACTGTGTTTGAGCGCAGCCCACAGCTCGGAGGCCGGGCTTTTACCTATGAAAAAGCAGGTTTCACCCTGAATTATGGGGCGCATGCAGTTTACGGCATTGATCGGCACACCCTCCGCCATATGGAGGATGAGCTGGGAATCACGATTCCAAGCAAGCAGGTGGACAAACGCAAGGTCATGTACGCCAAGAATGGGCGCCTCACCCCTGCACCGCTTGATTTCGTTAATATCATGAAGACCGAAGTACTAACAACTATGGATAAAGTGCGTTTTGTAGGTGAGGTTGCAGCGATTATCGGCAATCTGCACCAGCTCAAGAATTATCCGACACTGGGTGATTATCTGGATCAATCCCACGCTGCAGATGATGTGAAAGAATTGTGGGCCCACCTGGTCTGCTCCAATTTCTTCATAACGCCTGAGGAAGCTCGTAAAGTTTCCGGTGAGGTCATTGCTGATTACTATCATAATCTGTTTCTCTCATCAAGACCGGTGAACTATGTACTCGGCAGCTGGGCGGTAATCACGAATCAGCTTAAGGAAAAGGTGGAGAACAGCGGCCGCTGGACGATTTCAGTTAAAGAGCCGGTCGAGACCATCTTGCAGGATGGTAAACAGTTTCTGTTAAACACTAAATCAAGAGAGCTGCTCCCATTCGATGCCGTTATCATTGCTTTGCCCGTTCAGCAAGTGGTGAAGCTGATGGAATCTTCTCCTTGGGAAGCTGCAATGATTCCTTATATGGACAACACATGCACAGAAGTCATGGTCTATGATCTCGGCTTCTCTACTATTGTAGCAAGACCTTTCCATTACATTAGTGATATGGACAACAAGCTGTTTATCAGCGATGTTTCCGCCACGGATAATACGGTAGCTCCAGAGAATGGACAGCTGCTGCAGGGTATCGCTTACTTGAATGATGAATTTGCTACGGAGGAAGAGCGCAAGCAGTACTTGGAGAAGAAGAGCAGCCAGCTCGAAGCGCTCTTTGATCAGCATTATCCGAATTGGAGAGATCATGTGGCGGTTAAGCGAGTTTCGAAAAAAGCCATGGTCTCGAGTGTTAAGAACATAGCGAGCAACCGGCTTCTGCCGCATCAACTGCCCGAAGTTCCTTTCTACTTCTGCGGCGATGGCTGCGAAGGAAAGGGCGAACTCGCAGAGAGAGCCTTCTCCAGCGCCAGAATCGTAGCTCAACAACTGTTATCACAGCAAAATGAAAAAGCGAAGGTATCCTCCATTTAAGAGGAACCTCCTGTTTATAGTCTGAACTACAGCAACAGCCCCGGGACCTATGGATCCGGGGCTGTTCGAGCATAGAAAATGGGCGGGATAATGTCTACTTTCATTGGAGTTAGACAGAATACGATCTGGCAATAGCTTTCACATTCCTGCGAAAACCGAGATAACGCCTGCCTTGAAAGGTCAAGCTTCCCTCATCTCCTTCCGAGGTCTGCCCATACTCTTCTCCTGTTACGGAAAATTCCAGCCGGTCCCCGCTCTCAACCTCAAAAGTAATGTAATATCTTGTAATCGACCTGCTGGATGAAGTCTCAGCATCCTGGGCCCGGATCACTTCCGTCCGTTTGCCGCTCACCACTGTAGCCACGGTAAGCACAGGCTGTCTAACCGTATGGAACCAGCGGAAGATGCCTCCAGCCATGGAGGCTGCCAAGATTCCTACCACGACGATCAGGAATACGGGTACCACCGAACCCGTGATATCGAACATCTCAAATCCGGTTAGCATGCTTGATCCCCTCCTTCCAAGTCCCAAAGCCAGGCAAATGTGTCCAAGATCCCGCTCCATTTCAGTATATGCCCACATCACTAAAACTTGTTTATCGATTTGAATCGAGTAGGAGGCTATTCATTAGATGAGTAGCCGACCTCTCACACCACCGTACGTACCGTTCGGTATACGGCGGTTCAACCGCATAAGTGCAATTTACGTAAACGCTCGTATTGC from Paenibacillus sp. CAA11 encodes:
- a CDS encoding phytoene desaturase family protein encodes the protein MKIAIIGGGLAGLTAAAYLSSHPEIEGTVFERSPQLGGRAFTYEKAGFTLNYGAHAVYGIDRHTLRHMEDELGITIPSKQVDKRKVMYAKNGRLTPAPLDFVNIMKTEVLTTMDKVRFVGEVAAIIGNLHQLKNYPTLGDYLDQSHAADDVKELWAHLVCSNFFITPEEARKVSGEVIADYYHNLFLSSRPVNYVLGSWAVITNQLKEKVENSGRWTISVKEPVETILQDGKQFLLNTKSRELLPFDAVIIALPVQQVVKLMESSPWEAAMIPYMDNTCTEVMVYDLGFSTIVARPFHYISDMDNKLFISDVSATDNTVAPENGQLLQGIAYLNDEFATEEERKQYLEKKSSQLEALFDQHYPNWRDHVAVKRVSKKAMVSSVKNIASNRLLPHQLPEVPFYFCGDGCEGKGELAERAFSSARIVAQQLLSQQNEKAKVSSI
- a CDS encoding DUF2500 domain-containing protein; translation: MLTGFEMFDITGSVVPVFLIVVVGILAASMAGGIFRWFHTVRQPVLTVATVVSGKRTEVIRAQDAETSSSRSITRYYITFEVESGDRLEFSVTGEEYGQTSEGDEGSLTFQGRRYLGFRRNVKAIARSYSV